A window of Strigops habroptila isolate Jane chromosome 5, bStrHab1.2.pri, whole genome shotgun sequence contains these coding sequences:
- the LOC115608509 gene encoding 5-hydroxytryptamine receptor 5A-like isoform X2 has translation MAETLSPCTPRGQCQASMGANSSSAGVDTNASSAASALMSSSTWRGREPFSVFTILILTLLVLLTVATFLWNLLVLATILRVKAFHRVPHNLVASTALSDVLVAALVMPLSLVKELSAGRRWRLGRALCLVWVCFDVLCCTASIWNVTAIALDRYWSITRHLEYTLLTRRRISNVMIALTWALSAAISLAPLFGWGETYSPEQERCQVSQEPSYTIVSTGGAFYLPLCVVLFVYWKIYKAAKFRVGGRRKNAVVPLPEAAQEASHEPQMVFTARHAAITFQTDGETWREQKEKKAALMVGILIGVFVLCWIPFFITELISPLCSCNIPPIWKSIFLWLGYSNSFFNPLIYTAFNKNYNNAFKNLFVKQR, from the exons ATGGCAGAGACTCTGAGCCCCTGCACCCCACGGGGCCAGTGTCAGGCCAGCATGGGTGCCAACTCCTCGTCAGCTGGTGTGGACACTAACGCCTCCTCGGCTGCCTCTGCGCTGATGAGCAGCAGCACGTGGAGGGGCCGAGAGCCCTTCTCCGTCTTCACCATCCTCATTCTGACCCTGCTGGTGCTCCTGACCGTGGCCACCTTTCTCTGGAACCTGTTGGTGCTGGCGACCATCCTGCGAGTGAAGGCTTTCCACCGGGTGCCCCACAATCTTGTGGCCTCCACAGCACTGTCGGATGTGCTGGTGGCAGCCCTGGTGATGCCGCTGAGCTTGGTGAAGGAGCTGTCAGCAGGGCGGCGGTGGCGGCTGGGACGGGCACTATGCCTCGTGTGGGTCTGCTTCGACGTGCTGTGCTGCACGGCCAGCATTTGGAATGTGACCGCCATCGCCCTGGACCGCTACTGGTCCATCACCCGTCACCTGGAGTACACACTGCTCACCCGCCGCCGCATCTCCAACGTCATGATCGCTCTCACCTGGGCGCTCTCTGCTGCCATCTCACTCGCCCCGCTTTTTGGCTGGGGGGAGACCTACAGTCCTGAGCAGGAGCGCTGTCAGGTTAGCCAGGAGCCCTCCTACACCATCGTCTCCACTGGCGGGGCTTTTTACCTGCCCCTCTGTGTGGTGCTCTTTGTCTACTGGAAGATCTACAAGGCGGCCAAGTTCCGTGTGGGGGGCCGCAGGAAGAACGCTGTGGTGCCCCTGCCTGAGGCTGCCCAG GAAGCTTCACATGAACCACAGATGGTGTTTACAGCTCGTCATGCAGCTATCACTTTCCAGACAGATGGAGAAACATggagagaacagaaagagaaaaaggcagcTCTGATGGTTGGCATCTTAATTGGAGtttttgtgctgtgctggatCCCTTTCTTCATCACAGAATTAATAAGTCCCCTCTGTTCCTGCAACATCCCACCCATctggaaaagcatctttctttggCTTGGGTACTCCAATTCTTTCTTTAATCCTCTCATTTATACGGCATTTAACAAAAATTACAACAATGCCTTCAAGAACCTTTTTGTAAAGCAGAGATAA
- the LOC115608509 gene encoding 5-hydroxytryptamine receptor 5A-like isoform X1, which produces MAETLSPCTPRGQCQASMGANSSSAGVDTNASSAASALMSSSTWRGREPFSVFTILILTLLVLLTVATFLWNLLVLATILRVKAFHRVPHNLVASTALSDVLVAALVMPLSLVKELSAGRRWRLGRALCLVWVCFDVLCCTASIWNVTAIALDRYWSITRHLEYTLLTRRRISNVMIALTWALSAAISLAPLFGWGETYSPEQERCQVSQEPSYTIVSTGGAFYLPLCVVLFVYWKIYKAAKFRVGGRRKNAVVPLPEAAQVKEASHEPQMVFTARHAAITFQTDGETWREQKEKKAALMVGILIGVFVLCWIPFFITELISPLCSCNIPPIWKSIFLWLGYSNSFFNPLIYTAFNKNYNNAFKNLFVKQR; this is translated from the exons ATGGCAGAGACTCTGAGCCCCTGCACCCCACGGGGCCAGTGTCAGGCCAGCATGGGTGCCAACTCCTCGTCAGCTGGTGTGGACACTAACGCCTCCTCGGCTGCCTCTGCGCTGATGAGCAGCAGCACGTGGAGGGGCCGAGAGCCCTTCTCCGTCTTCACCATCCTCATTCTGACCCTGCTGGTGCTCCTGACCGTGGCCACCTTTCTCTGGAACCTGTTGGTGCTGGCGACCATCCTGCGAGTGAAGGCTTTCCACCGGGTGCCCCACAATCTTGTGGCCTCCACAGCACTGTCGGATGTGCTGGTGGCAGCCCTGGTGATGCCGCTGAGCTTGGTGAAGGAGCTGTCAGCAGGGCGGCGGTGGCGGCTGGGACGGGCACTATGCCTCGTGTGGGTCTGCTTCGACGTGCTGTGCTGCACGGCCAGCATTTGGAATGTGACCGCCATCGCCCTGGACCGCTACTGGTCCATCACCCGTCACCTGGAGTACACACTGCTCACCCGCCGCCGCATCTCCAACGTCATGATCGCTCTCACCTGGGCGCTCTCTGCTGCCATCTCACTCGCCCCGCTTTTTGGCTGGGGGGAGACCTACAGTCCTGAGCAGGAGCGCTGTCAGGTTAGCCAGGAGCCCTCCTACACCATCGTCTCCACTGGCGGGGCTTTTTACCTGCCCCTCTGTGTGGTGCTCTTTGTCTACTGGAAGATCTACAAGGCGGCCAAGTTCCGTGTGGGGGGCCGCAGGAAGAACGCTGTGGTGCCCCTGCCTGAGGCTGCCCAG gTGAAGGAAGCTTCACATGAACCACAGATGGTGTTTACAGCTCGTCATGCAGCTATCACTTTCCAGACAGATGGAGAAACATggagagaacagaaagagaaaaaggcagcTCTGATGGTTGGCATCTTAATTGGAGtttttgtgctgtgctggatCCCTTTCTTCATCACAGAATTAATAAGTCCCCTCTGTTCCTGCAACATCCCACCCATctggaaaagcatctttctttggCTTGGGTACTCCAATTCTTTCTTTAATCCTCTCATTTATACGGCATTTAACAAAAATTACAACAATGCCTTCAAGAACCTTTTTGTAAAGCAGAGATAA